The genomic window GCGCCAGCGCGAGCTGCGGCAGGATCGAGCTCGGTTCGCGCCGGATGTCCGGCTGGTCGCTGACCAGTACGACCTGGTCCCGGGTCGCGTTCTTCGCGACCAGTTGCGCCCGCTGGCCGCTGAGTTCGCTCAGCAGCTGGTTGGCGGACTGGATCTGGACCCCCAGATCGGCGCGGGCGGTGACGTCGGCGATCCCGCGCAGCTGGGCGACCAGCTTGTCCCGGCGCGCGGTCGCGTCGTCGATCTGGCTGGTCAGGTCGGCCAGGGTGCCGCGGAACGTTGCCTGGTCACCCTGGTTCATGAACAGCGCCACCCGGTTGGCGAGCTGGACCACGACCCGGCCGGCCGCGAGCGGGTCGTCGTCACTGACGCTCAGCTCGACGACCGAGGACCCGCCGATACGCTGCGCCGCCACGTTCGTGGTCGCGTACTTGTCGACGTCGCGCTGTACGTTCGCGGCCTGCAACGCGGTACCGAGCAGGCTCGGGGTGGTCGCGACGGCGAGCACCCGGCTGTTCATGCCTTCGGCCTCGGTCGCCGAGCTCGGCGAGCCGGCCACGACCTGCATCCGGATCGAGGCGATGGTCGGGTCCTGCCGCTTCGCGACCAGGATCGCCGCACCCGCGATCGGGACCAGCACGCACACCAGGATCAGCGCCAGGTGTGCGCGGACGATCCGGCGGAACATCTCCTCCAGCGTCATGACTGCGCCCTTCCTCGGTTCGTGTGCATCACAGCAGGACCAGTACGGTCTTGCTCGCGGACGAGGACTTGCCGATGGAGTCGGTCACGGTCACCGTCACGGTGTAGAGCCCCAGTGAGTTGTAGGTGCAGCTCGTGGTTGCACTCGTCTGCGGCGGCAGCGTCGTGCCGTTGCCGCAGTTGAAGGTGTAGGTCGCGATCGGCGTCTTGTCCGGGTCGGTCGACTTCGAGGCGTCCGCCTGGACGGCCTGCTTGGACTTGACCGTCGTCTTGTTCAGCGACAGCACTGCGGTCGGCGGCACGTCGGCGAGGATCTTCACCTGGGTGGTGGCCCGGCTGGTCAGACCGCCCGTGTCGGTCACCGTCACCGCCGCGGTGTAGGTGCCGGCGGTCGGGTAGGTGCAGTTCGCCGTCGACGTCGTCAGTGCGCCGGTCGTCGTGCCGTTGCCGCAGTCGAAGGTGTAGCCGGCCAGCGGACGGCCGTCGGCGTCGGACGACTTGGAGGCGTCCATCAGCACGGTTTGCGGTACGTACGCCTGTGCCGGCGTGGCGGTCAGCCGTGCCGTCGGTACGCCGTTCGGCTGGACCACGATCGGAGCGCTGGTCCAGGTGTCGGTCCGGCCCGCGGTGTCGGTCACGGTCAGCGTCGGGGCGTACGTCGCGGCAGTGGTGTAGTTGCAGGTGCCGGTCGCCTGCGCGATCGTCGTACCGTTTCCGCAGGCAATGAGGTACGTCGCGAGCGGAGCGGACTGCCCGACGCTCGTGGAGCCGTCCACCGTGACTGCCACCGGCGCGAAGCCGGAGGTCGGCGAGACCGTCGCCCGCGCGACCGGACCGACGTACTCGTAGGCACCCAGGTCGGCGTAGCTGACCGATCCGGTACCGGTGTTCGCGACCGCGGGGTCGTCGATCGGCGCGATGCCGTCCTTGTCGGTGCCGCTCCAGCCGGCCGGGGTGGTGTCGGCCGCATCGATCGCGGGAGATGCCGAGGTCAGGTGCAGGTCCCGCCCGGTCAAGTTGACGAACTTCGGGTTCGCCGACTTGCCCGTCGGCTCCTCCCCGCTCACGGCCTGGTACGAGCTGAGCGTGGTGTAGGGCTGCGACGCCCACTCGAACAGCGGTCCGCCGTTGCTCTGGAACACCAGGTCGCGGTCCAGCACGGTGCCCTGGCCGGAGGTCTCGTCGACGCGGATCTCGCCGATCGTCCGGGTGCTGCCGACGGCGTTGTCCATCGTCACGTTGTTCCGGGTGAGGGCACCGCTCGAGCCGCCTTCGAAGTTGATCCCGGCGGTGGCGTTACTGACGACGGTGTTGCTGATCACCTGTGAGCCCGTCGCCTGGAAGTTGTCGATGCCGTGGTCGCCGTTGTCGTAGACCACGTTCCGGCGCACCAGGGTTCCGGTCGCACCGGTATAGGACTCGATGCCGGAGTCGTCGTTGCTGTACGACAGGTTGCCGTCGACAACGGTGTTCTGTGCGGACGACGACACGTCGATGCCGGCAGCGATCCGGGCCGAGAGCCGCTTGTTCCGGTACGCCGTCACGCCGGTCACGGTGTCGCGCGCACCGCCCTGGATGCTGACGCCGTGGAAGTTGTTCTCGTGCGTGACCGAGGCCTTGACGGTGCTGTCGGTGGTGTTGAACAAGCGGATCCCGATCGACAGGTTGGCCGACGCCTGGACGCCGCTCAGAGTGACGTTGGCGGAGTTGTCCGCCGTGACGCCTTGCGCACCCGACTGTGCCGTGTCGATGGTGTCGAGCGACACGCGCTGCACAGTGTCGAGGTACACGCCGCTCAGGTTGGTCTGCCGGACCGCGAAGCCGCTGATGTTCACGTCGGTGACCTGGCGGAGCAGGATGCCGAAGCTGCGCGCGCCCGCGGCGACGGTGTGGCCGGTCGCCGGGTTCGCCCCGCCGATGTCGACGTACAGCGTCGCGGTCGGGGTGTCGTAGAACCAGCTGCCGCTGGTGGTCGTTGTACTGCTCGTTGCCTTGGCCAATGGTTGCCCGTCCAGGAAGACCTGCGACGGTGCCGGGGTGAAGGCGTGCTTCCACGCGTTCGTCGACGTGGCGGACCAGCCGGCCGCATCGGACACGTCATTCGTGCCGAGGACGACGGCCGACGGCGAGGTCGCGCGCAGCGTGATCGGAGCGCCCGGTTCCCCACTCGCGGTGAGCTGGACCTGCTCGCGGTACTGGCCCGCACCGACCAGGATCGTGTCGCCGGCCAACGCCTTCTTGGTGGCCGCGCCGATCGAGCAGAACGGCGTCGTCACGGTGCCCGGGCCGGTGTCACTGCAGGACGGGTTCGTCTGCTCGACGGAGTAGGTCTGCAGTTGCCGCAGGCTGACGACCTCCTGGGCGGTCGCGGTGTCGGTCAGCCCGGCGGTGTCGGTGACCGTCGTGGTCACGGTGAACGTACCGGCCGCCGCGTACTTGTGCGTCGCGGTCGCCGGCGCCTGCGGACCGACCACTGTGCCGTCACCGAAGTCGAAGGTGTAGGACGCGATGCCGTTCACGTCGGCGTCGCTCGAACCGCTCGCGTCCGCGGTCACCGGCGTCGACGGCGGCATGTTCACGGCAGCCGGGTTGAGGACAGCGGCCGCGTGCGGCGGGTAGTCGGTCGCACCCGCGATCGGCTGGTACTCCAAGGCCCCGCGGTCGGCGTACGTCGGCGTACCCGCGCCGGTGTCCGGCACAATCGCGTCGTCGGCCGGCGCGTTGCCGCCCTGGTCGGCGGCGACGAAGTTCGCCACCGACGAGTCGGCCGAGTCGACCGCCGCCGAACCGGCCACCAGCCGGAAGTCCGCGCCGGCCGGGTTGACGAAGTCGGGGTCGAGGGACAGGCCGTGCGCCTCCTGACCGGTCGCGGTCGCGAACGCGGTCAGGGTCTTGTAGATCACGCCGTTGACCTTCGTGCTCGGTGCGACGACGTGGTTGTAGGCCATGTCACGATCGGCGGTGAGGCCGGAGTACGAACCGGCGTCGACGTACAGGTCGTACTCGGTCGCCGTGGTGCCGTTGTCGACCAGGAGGTTGTCGGCAACGGTGGCACCGGTCGAGGTGCCCTCGATCGAGATGCCGTCCCGGCGGTTCCCGTACGCCGTGTTGTTGAGGTACTGCACCCCGGTCGACGTCAGCGTGTCGAAGCCGTGGTCGCCGTTGCCGTAGGAGATGTTGCGCGCGACGAGCGCGCGGTGGCTGCTGCTGTAGATCTGGATCCCGCTGTCCTGGTTCTGGTAGGTGATGTTGCCGATCACCCGGTTGTCCGGCGAGCTGGTGTCGACGTCGATGCCGTTCGCGGTGGCGTTCGGGTTCAGCGAGATGTTCGCGTAGGCCGTGTTGCCGGTAAGCAGGTTGTTCGGCGAGGTGCCCAGTCCGATCCCGTGCAGCCCGTTGTTGTGAGTGGTGGACGCGGTGACCGTCACCCCGCTGGACGCGTTCAGCTTGATCCCGGTGGACAGCGCGTTGTCCACGGCCGTGGAGCGGACGGTGATCGAGCTGTTCGAGCAGGTGTCGACGAGTACGCCGTTTCCGGCCGACTGCGAGGTGGTGACGTGGTCGACGGTGATCGCGGAGGACGACAGCAACCGCACGCCGGCCAAGTTCGCGCGGTCGAACTCGAGGTTGCTGATGACAACGTTCTGCTTGCTGCTGGTGGTGACGCCGAACGACTGCGCGCCCGCCTCGACCTGGTGCCCGTCACCCGGGTTCGGGCCGCCGAGGTCGACGTACAGGACCTTGGCGGTCGCGTCGTAGAACCAGCTGTTCGGCGTTGTCGTGGTGGCGGAGGTGGCGGTCGCCAGGCGCTGGTTGTCGACGAAGACCTGCTTGGGCGCGGACGGCGGGGTGTACGGAGCCGACCAGGCGGTCGTGCTGGTTGCGGTCCAGAGCGCAGCGCCGGCCAGCGACTTGGTGCCGAGTACGACGACGCCCGGTGCGTCACCGGTGACCGTGATCGGGTCGGTGGCGGTGCCGGACGCGTTGACCGTGACCTGCTCGCGGTAGATGCCCGGGGCAACGTGCACGGTGTCGCCCGGGAGTACGGCCTTCTTGGTGCCCTGGGAGATCGTGCAGAACGGCGCCGCCTGGGTGCCGGCACCGGTGTCGCTGCACGCGACAGTGTTGTTCACCCAGTAGCCGGTACCGACGGCGTTCGCCGGGCTGCTCGTCACGACCAGCACCAGTGCCGCGGTCGTGCTGATGACCGTGGCCGCTGCCAGACTCCGTAGCCGCTTGTTCATGGTGTCTCCCCAGTCGTCAGTGCAGAACTGCGATAGGTCGCATCCGGGCTACTGGCTTGACCAGGCCGTTGCGGACGAGGACGTCGAGGGCCGCGTTCACGCCACGGTCGTCGAAGTGGTGGGCATCGGTGGGCGCGCCGTCGTCGTACCGGTAGCGGCGCGTCTTGCGCTTCAGCGGGTCGTCGCCGGACACACCCCGGGCAACCAGGTCGGAAACAACGGTGCCGGCGCCGTGGCAGGCGGAGTACAGGCTGGTCGCCGCTCGATCGCCGGCGACCGCCAGGTAGCTGGAGGTGCGGTGCGTACCGGGCAGCAGCACGGCCTGTCCGGTCTCGGCGAACGTCGTACCCGGCGTCATCATCGACGCCGGGAAGGCACGGCAGGAGTTGTGCCGGTGGACGACGCCGGTGCGGTCCCCGACCGGCTCCTCGTAGATGCTGTTGTGCGGCGAGTCGACGACGAGCCGGCCGGTGGCGCCGCCGAACGAGTCGGCCGCGAGCCGGCGGAGCGCGGCGTACGTGGCGGTCCGGAAGGCGAAGCCGTAGTTCATCGCGGCCGCGGTCGCTAGCATCAACCGCTGGCCTTCGTCACTGGCCAGCGGGAGCGGCGTGCAGCCGGCGGTGAAGTACAGACCGAGCCGGGCGCGCAGCTGCTTGAAGGACCGCGCGGAGCGCAGGTGGAACCACGGCTTGAGCGCCGCGTTCACGGCCTTGATCTGGGCGGGGTAGTCCTTGCGCCGGAAGAACAGCCGCCCGATCTCGCCGGTGAAGACGCCGCCGCCGCCGTGGTACTGGATGGTCAGCTGGCCTTCGCTGACCCCCAGCTTGGCGGCCCGCTCCGGGTCGAGGATCTCCTCGACCCGCTGGAGTTCGACGAAATGGTTGGACGGGCCAATGGTTCCGAACCGGTACCGGGCCAGCTGGAAGGCGACCCCCGGAAGTTCCGTCCGGAGCCGGTCGAGGCCGCCGTACCTTTCCAGGTCGATCCGGCCGCCCTCCTCGATCCGCTCGAGATCCTCGGCCGGCGCACCCCAGCGGTCCACGCTGAACTCGGAGCCGGCGCCGACGGCCTTGACGACCTCCTGCCGGCTGAGCTCGGCGGTTCCGCGGGTCGGGTACGGATAGCGCTCGCGGACCGCCCGCATGAACGTGTCGACGGCCTTGTCGTCCGGTACTTCGGAGTCGACGGCGATCAGCGCCATCCCGCAGTTCACCGACGAACTGGTCAGCTCGGTACGGATCGTGCCGTGGGTCGCGACCGCGACGCTCGACGGCAGCTCCATCTTCGACTTGTGGTGGAAGTCCGGCAGGACCACCGGTGGAGCGGCCAGGTCCGCGCCCTCGACCCGATGTCCGAGCGCCGAGATCGTCGCCCGGCCCGCGGGGAGCAGGGTGGGGTCATCGAAGACCGTCGGGGGGACCGAGACGGTACCGTCGAGGACGCGGACGTCCAGTGGTGGCAGTTCTGGCAGTTCTGGAGTGGCCTCAGTGGTCATGCTCTACTCGCAGTCTGTTCGTCGGTCGGGTCAGAAGCCGTCGGGGTACGGGGCGCCGGCCGAGACCAGGCCGGGAGTCGGGCTGTACTCCGGAACCAGCCGGCGCAGGTGCCGGGAGACCTCGTCGGGCCGGTTGTGCGCGGCGGCGTCGTACAGCTCCCGCAGCCCGGCCCGGAAGCCGGCCGGCGGCGGCGGCGCCACGGTCATCGAGATCCGCGGATGGTCGGTCGGCGTGGCTTCCTCGCCGGCGCCGAACAGTTCCTCGGTGAGCTTCTCGCCCGGCCGCAGCCCGGTGTACTTGACGTCGACGTCGCGGACGTTGAGCAGCCCGGCGAAGTTGTGGACCAGGTCCACGATCCGCACCGGCTCACCCATGTCCAGCACGTACGTCGCCGAGCCGTGCGACATCCGGGCCGCCTCCAGCACCAGCCCGACCGCTTCCTCGATCGTCATGAAGAACCGGCTGACGTCGGGATGCGTGATCGTCACCGGCCCGCCGCTGGCGAGCTGGTCGCGGACCACGTGCAGCAGCGAGCCGCGGCTGCCGAGCACGTTGCCGAACCGGACGGCGGTCAGCACCGTGGTGGCCGGCTGCTGCGACTCCAGTACGAGTTCGGCCAGCCGTTTGGTTGCCCCGAGCACCGAAGTCGGGTTCGCGGCCTTGTCGGTGGAGATCAGCACGAACCGCTCGACGTCGTGCGCGACCGCGGCCTCGACCAGGTTCTGGGTACCGCGAACGTTCGACTTCACGCCCTCGCACGGGTGCCGCTCGAGCACCGGCAGGTGTTTCAGCGCGGCCGCGTGGAAGACGATCTGCGGACGGTAGTCGCGGAACAGCTGGTACAGCCGCTCGCTGTCGCGGATGTCGGCGACGACGGTGTTCTCGGTGTCCAGCAGCGCCTCGCCCCACAGCTCGAGCTGGGTGCGGTGCAGGTTGGACTCGTCGTGGTCGAGCATGATCAGCTGCTCGGGACCGAACCCGTACACCTGCCGGCACAACTCGCTGCCGATCGAGCCGCCGGCGCCGGTGACCAGGACCCGCTTGCCGGCGATCGCCTCCCGGGCGTGCCGGCTGACGACGTGCATCTCCGGCCGGCCGATCAGCGGTCCGACCTGGAGTTCCCGCATGTCGGTACCGGCGATCTGCCGCTGCAGCGCGGACAGGAACGGCGGCAGGTGCAGTACGGTCGCGCCCAGGGCGGCGGCGCGCCGGCCGAGCTGGCGTACCTCGTTCGGCGGCATCGACGGGATGGCTACCACCACCACGTCGGCCCGGCTGTGCTCGAGCACCTCCTCCAGGTCGGCCAAGGTGCCGAGGACCCGGCGTCCGCCGTACCGGCGGCCGCGCTTGGCGGGGTCGTCGTCCAGGAAACCGACCGGCTCCAGCCCGAACGAGCTGACCCGGCGCAGGTCGCGGGCCAGCGCGACCCCGGCCTCCCCGGCCCCGACCACGATGGTCCGCAGCAGGTTCTTCTCGCTGTGCTGTAGCAGCAGAGGCTCACTCATTCCGTTCCCTTTCCGGAGATTCCCTGATGCGCGATGCCGGTGATCGCCGCACACACCGCGTCGACCTGTGCGCCGCTCAGCCGCGGATACATCGGCAGCGACAGCAGTTGGCCGAACAGTGCGTCGGCACCGGTCAGTCCGGCCGACGGGATCAGGGCTGCCTGGCTGAAGTACGCGAGCCGGTGGACCGGGATGAAGTGCACCGAGGTGCCGATGGCGCGTTCGGAGAGCGCGGCGATGACCTCGTCCCGGTCGATCCCGCCGTTCAACCGCAGCCGGATCGGGTAGAGGTGCCACGCGTGGGTGCCCTGCCCGGGAGCCGGCCGGTGCGGCAGGCCGACACCGGGCAGTCCCGCGAGCTGTTCGTCGTACTGGGCCGCGATCTGGGCGCGGCGGCGCTGCCAGGACGGGAAGTGGGTGAGCTGGGCTCGCCCCATTGCCGCCTGGATGTCGGTCATGTTCGCCTTCAGGCCGGCGTCGGCGACGTTGTAGCGCCAGCTCCCGCCGGGCAGGTACCGCCGCCAGGCGTCGGCCGTCATCCCGTGCAGCCGGGCCTTGCGGAGCCAGTCGGCGCGGGCGGCGTCGTCGGTGGTGATCATCCCGCCCTCGCCGAGCGGCAGGTTCTTGGTGGCGTAGAAGCTGAAGCAGGTCGCCCCGGGACCGGAGCCGACCGGGGCGTCACCGGCGTACGTTCCGAGGGCGTGCGCGGCGTCCACCACCACGTGGTCGAGTGGTACGCCGGCCGCCTCGGCCAGTGCCGGTACGTCGGCCACGTCGCCGGCCCAGTGCACCACGGTCAGCGCGGCCGGCCGGCCGAACGCCTGGACCGCGGTGCGCACCGTCGCCGGCGTCGGCAGCCCGGTCGCCGGGTCGACGTCGACCAGCACCGGCTGGTGCCCGGCGTGCATGATCGCCTGGACGGCGCCGCAGAACGTCATCGTCGAGCTCAGCACCAGCGACCCGGGCGGCAGCCCGAGCGAACGCAGCGCGAGCTCGATTCCTTGCGTGCACGACGACACCGCGACCGCGTACTCGGCGCCGACCGCGGCCGCGAACTCGGTCTCGAACGCCGCGACCTCCCTGCCCGTCGTCACCCAGCCCGACTGCAGCACCCGCAGTACGGCGGCCTGCGCGTCGGAGGTGATGTGGCAGTCCGCGAACGGTACGGCGAGATCCACGGCCGGCGCAGGACGTGGCACAGCACTGATTCGGGTAGTCATCCCGATGCCCCCCTCGAGGCCCCCCACGGGCCCTGATGTCCCTTGACGCTACGAGCTGTGATCGCGGGCCGCGCCCGACGACGAGACGAGAACGCCTACGTCAAGAGGATGATCCGGGCCGCGCGGCAATTACGGACCCGTTGTTCTCGTCGACGCCCGTCACACCGTGTGAGCGGGCAAAGGCGACCAGTGCGAGTGTCGAGTGCTGTCCCGAGCGCCGCAGCAGGCTCTGGATGTGCGTCCGTACGGTGTTCGTGGACACGAACAGCTGCTCGGCGGTCTCGTTCCGGGTCATCCCGGCGACCAGGCAGCGCAGT from Kribbella jejuensis includes these protein-coding regions:
- a CDS encoding PKD domain-containing protein yields the protein MNKRLRSLAAATVISTTAALVLVVTSSPANAVGTGYWVNNTVACSDTGAGTQAAPFCTISQGTKKAVLPGDTVHVAPGIYREQVTVNASGTATDPITVTGDAPGVVVLGTKSLAGAALWTATSTTAWSAPYTPPSAPKQVFVDNQRLATATSATTTTPNSWFYDATAKVLYVDLGGPNPGDGHQVEAGAQSFGVTTSSKQNVVISNLEFDRANLAGVRLLSSSAITVDHVTTSQSAGNGVLVDTCSNSSITVRSTAVDNALSTGIKLNASSGVTVTASTTHNNGLHGIGLGTSPNNLLTGNTAYANISLNPNATANGIDVDTSSPDNRVIGNITYQNQDSGIQIYSSSHRALVARNISYGNGDHGFDTLTSTGVQYLNNTAYGNRRDGISIEGTSTGATVADNLLVDNGTTATEYDLYVDAGSYSGLTADRDMAYNHVVAPSTKVNGVIYKTLTAFATATGQEAHGLSLDPDFVNPAGADFRLVAGSAAVDSADSSVANFVAADQGGNAPADDAIVPDTGAGTPTYADRGALEYQPIAGATDYPPHAAAVLNPAAVNMPPSTPVTADASGSSDADVNGIASYTFDFGDGTVVGPQAPATATHKYAAAGTFTVTTTVTDTAGLTDTATAQEVVSLRQLQTYSVEQTNPSCSDTGPGTVTTPFCSIGAATKKALAGDTILVGAGQYREQVQLTASGEPGAPITLRATSPSAVVLGTNDVSDAAGWSATSTNAWKHAFTPAPSQVFLDGQPLAKATSSTTTTSGSWFYDTPTATLYVDIGGANPATGHTVAAGARSFGILLRQVTDVNISGFAVRQTNLSGVYLDTVQRVSLDTIDTAQSGAQGVTADNSANVTLSGVQASANLSIGIRLFNTTDSTVKASVTHENNFHGVSIQGGARDTVTGVTAYRNKRLSARIAAGIDVSSSAQNTVVDGNLSYSNDDSGIESYTGATGTLVRRNVVYDNGDHGIDNFQATGSQVISNTVVSNATAGINFEGGSSGALTRNNVTMDNAVGSTRTIGEIRVDETSGQGTVLDRDLVFQSNGGPLFEWASQPYTTLSSYQAVSGEEPTGKSANPKFVNLTGRDLHLTSASPAIDAADTTPAGWSGTDKDGIAPIDDPAVANTGTGSVSYADLGAYEYVGPVARATVSPTSGFAPVAVTVDGSTSVGQSAPLATYLIACGNGTTIAQATGTCNYTTAATYAPTLTVTDTAGRTDTWTSAPIVVQPNGVPTARLTATPAQAYVPQTVLMDASKSSDADGRPLAGYTFDCGNGTTTGALTTSTANCTYPTAGTYTAAVTVTDTGGLTSRATTQVKILADVPPTAVLSLNKTTVKSKQAVQADASKSTDPDKTPIATYTFNCGNGTTLPPQTSATTSCTYNSLGLYTVTVTVTDSIGKSSSASKTVLVLL
- a CDS encoding RtcB family protein gives rise to the protein MTTEATPELPELPPLDVRVLDGTVSVPPTVFDDPTLLPAGRATISALGHRVEGADLAAPPVVLPDFHHKSKMELPSSVAVATHGTIRTELTSSSVNCGMALIAVDSEVPDDKAVDTFMRAVRERYPYPTRGTAELSRQEVVKAVGAGSEFSVDRWGAPAEDLERIEEGGRIDLERYGGLDRLRTELPGVAFQLARYRFGTIGPSNHFVELQRVEEILDPERAAKLGVSEGQLTIQYHGGGGVFTGEIGRLFFRRKDYPAQIKAVNAALKPWFHLRSARSFKQLRARLGLYFTAGCTPLPLASDEGQRLMLATAAAMNYGFAFRTATYAALRRLAADSFGGATGRLVVDSPHNSIYEEPVGDRTGVVHRHNSCRAFPASMMTPGTTFAETGQAVLLPGTHRTSSYLAVAGDRAATSLYSACHGAGTVVSDLVARGVSGDDPLKRKTRRYRYDDGAPTDAHHFDDRGVNAALDVLVRNGLVKPVARMRPIAVLH
- a CDS encoding polysaccharide biosynthesis protein yields the protein MSEPLLLQHSEKNLLRTIVVGAGEAGVALARDLRRVSSFGLEPVGFLDDDPAKRGRRYGGRRVLGTLADLEEVLEHSRADVVVVAIPSMPPNEVRQLGRRAAALGATVLHLPPFLSALQRQIAGTDMRELQVGPLIGRPEMHVVSRHAREAIAGKRVLVTGAGGSIGSELCRQVYGFGPEQLIMLDHDESNLHRTQLELWGEALLDTENTVVADIRDSERLYQLFRDYRPQIVFHAAALKHLPVLERHPCEGVKSNVRGTQNLVEAAVAHDVERFVLISTDKAANPTSVLGATKRLAELVLESQQPATTVLTAVRFGNVLGSRGSLLHVVRDQLASGGPVTITHPDVSRFFMTIEEAVGLVLEAARMSHGSATYVLDMGEPVRIVDLVHNFAGLLNVRDVDVKYTGLRPGEKLTEELFGAGEEATPTDHPRISMTVAPPPPAGFRAGLRELYDAAAHNRPDEVSRHLRRLVPEYSPTPGLVSAGAPYPDGF
- a CDS encoding DegT/DnrJ/EryC1/StrS family aminotransferase, which translates into the protein MTTRISAVPRPAPAVDLAVPFADCHITSDAQAAVLRVLQSGWVTTGREVAAFETEFAAAVGAEYAVAVSSCTQGIELALRSLGLPPGSLVLSSTMTFCGAVQAIMHAGHQPVLVDVDPATGLPTPATVRTAVQAFGRPAALTVVHWAGDVADVPALAEAAGVPLDHVVVDAAHALGTYAGDAPVGSGPGATCFSFYATKNLPLGEGGMITTDDAARADWLRKARLHGMTADAWRRYLPGGSWRYNVADAGLKANMTDIQAAMGRAQLTHFPSWQRRRAQIAAQYDEQLAGLPGVGLPHRPAPGQGTHAWHLYPIRLRLNGGIDRDEVIAALSERAIGTSVHFIPVHRLAYFSQAALIPSAGLTGADALFGQLLSLPMYPRLSGAQVDAVCAAITGIAHQGISGKGTE